The following proteins come from a genomic window of Iamia sp. SCSIO 61187:
- a CDS encoding RraA family protein, with the protein MSDDRTTDLVTRLRQVGCASLVDAMGRRHGHRAHLLPMVSPDPGRPLVGPAATITFLPYRDDVEDPPDFAELFYRAVGPQPEGKVLVLSSGGHPDVSHGGGTKLSRVHNHGLAGVASDGRLRDFAELARFDFATWCRGEATRWGGDTVMPHAAGQPVAFAGVCVVPGDYVYLDDSGGVVIPAADVAEVLAEAHRIEVEDSRSTDHIRAERPHAPHRGAR; encoded by the coding sequence ATGAGCGACGACCGGACCACGGACCTCGTCACCCGTCTGCGGCAGGTCGGCTGCGCGAGCCTGGTCGACGCCATGGGCCGCCGGCACGGACACCGGGCCCACCTGCTCCCGATGGTCAGCCCGGACCCCGGTCGGCCGCTGGTCGGGCCGGCGGCCACGATCACCTTCCTGCCCTACCGCGACGACGTCGAGGACCCTCCCGACTTCGCCGAGCTGTTCTACCGGGCGGTGGGACCACAGCCGGAGGGCAAGGTGCTGGTGCTGTCCTCGGGCGGCCACCCCGACGTCTCGCACGGTGGCGGGACGAAGCTGTCGCGGGTGCACAACCACGGCCTCGCCGGTGTGGCGAGCGACGGCCGGCTCCGGGACTTCGCCGAGCTGGCCCGCTTCGACTTCGCCACCTGGTGCCGGGGGGAGGCCACCCGCTGGGGCGGCGACACCGTGATGCCCCACGCCGCCGGCCAGCCCGTCGCCTTCGCCGGGGTGTGCGTCGTCCCCGGCGACTACGTGTACCTCGACGACTCCGGCGGCGTGGTCATCCCCGCCGCCGACGTCGCCGAGGTGCTGGCCGAGGCCCACCGCATCGAGGTCGAGGACTCGAGGTCGACCGACCACATCCGCGCCGAACGGCCCCACGCCCCTCATCGCGGCGCCCGCTGA
- a CDS encoding SRPBCC domain-containing protein: MARTRHDRTDPEGADTTDRRMRSSLRHQVLTSIDIPAPPDRVWHHLTAFDAYPAWNPFITDASGVLRVGDRLQVRLHPPGGRPQSFRPRVTVVEPGAVLAWQGRIGGPWLFAGDHRFALTPIAEGTRLDHGETFTGLLVPLLRRSLDGPTRDGFEAMNRALADRAGADAS, from the coding sequence ATGGCCCGCACCCGTCACGACCGGACCGACCCGGAGGGCGCCGACACCACCGACCGTCGGATGCGATCGTCGCTGCGCCACCAGGTCCTGACGTCCATCGACATCCCGGCCCCACCTGATCGGGTCTGGCACCACCTGACCGCCTTCGACGCCTACCCGGCGTGGAACCCGTTCATCACCGACGCATCGGGCGTGCTGCGGGTCGGCGATCGCCTCCAGGTTCGGCTCCACCCCCCGGGAGGGCGGCCGCAGAGCTTCCGCCCCCGGGTGACCGTCGTCGAGCCCGGGGCCGTCCTGGCCTGGCAGGGGCGCATCGGCGGGCCGTGGCTGTTCGCCGGCGACCATCGGTTCGCGCTGACGCCGATCGCGGAGGGGACCCGGTTGGACCACGGCGAGACGTTCACCGGCCTGCTGGTGCCGTTGCTGCGCCGATCCCTCGACGGACCGACCCGCGACGGCTTCGAGGCGATGAACCGGGCCCTGGCCGACCGGGCCGGTGCCGACGCATCGTGA
- a CDS encoding trans-acting enoyl reductase family protein, with product MPPPRPDRPLDLVVYGATSFVGKLLTAHLVHRHGSDGPLRWAIAGRSAEKLDRVAQTIRTDVERIVADAADVDALAAMTARTKVVVSTVGPYALYGSELVAAAVAAGTDYCDLTGEPQWMRRMIDAHQAAAEASGARIVHACGFDSIPSDLGVWFTQQQALEALGEPCQRIGMRVTSMRGGASGGTLASMVNVLEEVARDPELRTMLSDPYALAPAGSRPGVVQPEVTRPQVDSLSGQWVAPFVMAMVNSKVVHRSHALLGHPWGEGFRYDEAMAMGSGPLGAVKATGLAAGLAAGMGVAAVGPARAALGRVMPKPGTGPSPKAQAAGSFTIRFHGRTADDRSIETEVTGDRDPGYGSTAKMLGEAAVALVELEAGAVGGGFHTPASALDDDLVARLRAEAGITFSVRD from the coding sequence GTGCCGCCTCCCCGCCCCGATCGACCGCTCGACCTGGTGGTCTACGGCGCCACCAGCTTCGTCGGGAAGCTCCTGACGGCCCACCTGGTCCACCGGCACGGGAGCGACGGACCGCTGCGCTGGGCCATCGCCGGGCGCAGCGCCGAGAAGCTCGACCGCGTCGCTCAGACCATCAGGACCGACGTCGAGCGCATCGTGGCCGACGCCGCCGATGTCGACGCCCTGGCCGCCATGACCGCACGGACCAAGGTCGTGGTGTCGACCGTCGGGCCCTACGCGCTCTACGGCTCCGAGCTGGTGGCGGCCGCAGTCGCGGCCGGCACGGACTACTGCGACCTCACCGGTGAGCCGCAGTGGATGCGCCGCATGATCGACGCCCACCAGGCGGCAGCCGAGGCCTCCGGCGCCCGCATCGTCCACGCCTGCGGGTTCGACTCGATCCCCTCGGACCTCGGCGTCTGGTTCACCCAGCAGCAAGCCCTCGAGGCTCTCGGCGAACCATGTCAGCGGATCGGCATGCGGGTCACGTCCATGCGCGGCGGCGCCAGCGGCGGGACCCTGGCCAGCATGGTGAACGTGCTCGAGGAGGTCGCCCGCGACCCGGAGCTGCGCACGATGCTGTCCGACCCCTACGCCTTGGCGCCGGCGGGCAGCCGTCCCGGCGTCGTCCAGCCCGAGGTCACCCGGCCCCAGGTCGACTCGCTGTCCGGGCAGTGGGTCGCTCCGTTCGTGATGGCGATGGTCAACTCGAAGGTGGTGCACCGCAGCCACGCCCTCCTCGGCCACCCCTGGGGTGAGGGCTTCCGCTACGACGAGGCGATGGCGATGGGCTCCGGCCCCCTCGGCGCCGTCAAGGCGACGGGTCTGGCCGCAGGCCTGGCCGCCGGCATGGGCGTGGCCGCGGTCGGCCCCGCCCGGGCTGCGCTCGGACGGGTCATGCCGAAGCCCGGCACCGGCCCCTCGCCGAAGGCGCAAGCGGCGGGCTCGTTCACGATCCGCTTCCACGGCCGCACCGCCGACGACCGCAGCATCGAGACCGAGGTGACCGGCGACCGAGACCCCGGATACGGGTCGACGGCCAAGATGCTGGGCGAGGCGGCGGTCGCGCTCGTCGAGCTCGAGGCCGGCGCCGTCGGCGGCGGGTTCCACACGCCCGCCTCCGCCCTCGACGACGACCTCGTGGCCCGCCTCCGAGCCGAGGCCGGGATCACCTTCTCCGTCCGGGACTGA